A single Mastomys coucha isolate ucsf_1 chromosome X, UCSF_Mcou_1, whole genome shotgun sequence DNA region contains:
- the LOC116092950 gene encoding transcription elongation factor A protein-like 8: protein MQKSCDENEGTPQNTPKADEGHPSEDSPQQAGENLPASGENVREETEGSLRGEPAEPSQEPKEDTPARHLNPEEVIRGVDELERLREEIRRGRNKFVLMHWKQRHSRSRPYPVCFRP from the coding sequence ATGCAAAAATCTTGTGACGAGAACGAAGGAACACCCCAGAACACACCAAAAGCAGATGAAGGTCATCCTTCAGAAGATTCACCACAGCAGGCAGGAGAAAATCTTCCGGCTTCTGGAGAAAATGTGAgggaggagactgaaggaagcctAAGAGGAGAGCCTGCTGAACCCAGCCAAGAGCCTAAAGAGGACACTCCCGCAAGGCATCTGAACCCTGAAGAAGTGATAAGAGGCGTAGATGAGCTGGAAAGGCTTAGGGAAGAGATAAGAAGAGGAAGGAACAAGTTTGTGTTGATGCATTGGAAGCAAAGACATTCCCGAAGCCGTCCTTATCCTGTGTGCTTCAGGCCTTGA